Proteins found in one Pyrus communis chromosome 15, drPyrComm1.1, whole genome shotgun sequence genomic segment:
- the LOC137717626 gene encoding inactive TPR repeat-containing thioredoxin TTL3-like, protein MADMAKYKVGNELGCGFMGGIFQCSSYWPRKSSVHSLPSNTSTNDLNAPISEYCSSKYDESKNQQTESTEGSATVISLNSGKPSPNLDSKHAGKPSLNHPGPSACHQKVQPRRHSDAARSSIFSSNGAGQIKVSQHPDLAKEMKLRRAFTASSAELSRKISDHQQANETEAPVQATSSSLIFTGQSRNLRKPGFTNQIASNSPSAISTKTLAYHPRNLEDSNSTPSRKNGFGKLGGNGVMGNIVRRNSDDPEVLKSMGNEAYKEDRFEEALGLYDRAIALDSNKAAYYSNKAAALIGLGRLIDAVFECKEAIQIEPSYHKAHHRLATTYLRLGEAEKALDHYKHSGPYAYSKDVDQCQALQKCLSRCIEAQKLQEWNVLLNETQLAISSGANSAPQVFALQAEALLKLQRHQEAYATYQNRPSFGTDICTKFFGVANSAYLLMIGAQVYLAAGRFEDAIGAAQNAERLNPCDKNVGMVVKRARAVASARVSGNLLFKVSKFSEACVVYSQGLQHDPHNSILLCNRAACRSKLGQFEKAIEDCNAALDLQPSYSKARLRRADCNAKLERWRAAIQDYEMLIRETPGDEEVGKALFEAKIQLKKQHDEDVEDAKLGSNLVLVTSNEHFRHFVTSPGMSVVLFCYKTKQREVFQALHQVCKRFPSVNFLKVEVEDHPYLPKMEDVSTIPAFKIYKNGSMVKEIPGKNHELLESSVKLYSS, encoded by the exons atggcagaTATGGCAAAGTACAAGGTGGGAAATGAATTGGGTTGTGGTTTTATGGGTGGGATTTTCCAGTGCAGTAGCTACTGGCCTAGAAAATCATCTGTTCATTCACTACCCTCAAATACTAGCACAAATGATTTGAATGCACCAATCAGTGAATATTGTTCTTCAAAGTACGATGAATCCAAGAACCAACAAACCGAATCCACAGAGGGTAGTGCTACTGTAATTTCCTTGAATTCAGGTAAACCTTCTCCGAATTTGGACTCAAAACATGCCGGGAAGCCTAGCTTGAATCATCCAGGGCCTTCAGCTTGCCACCAAAAGGTTCAACCAAGAAGACATTCAGATGCTGCAAGAAGCTCAATTTTTTCATCCAATGGAGCAGGGCAAATTAAGGTGTCACAGCACCCTGACTTGGCTAAAGAGATGAAGCTACGAAGAGCGTTCACTGCTAGCTCTGCAGAGCTCAGTAGGAAGATCAGTGATCACCAGCAAGCCAATGAAACCGAAGCCCCAGTCCAAGCCACTTCAAGTAGTTTAATTTTTACAGGACAGTCTAGGAACTTGAGGAAGCCCGGCTTTACCAATCAGATAGCAAGCAATAGTCCCAGTGCCATCTCAACCAAGACTCTGGCTTATCATCCTAGAAACCTCGAAGACTCGAATTCCACACCTAGCCGAAAAAATGGCTTTGGAAAACTAGGAGGCAATGGTGTGATGGGCAACATTGTGAGGAGAAACAGCGATGACCCTGAGGTTTTGAAGTCCATGGGAAATGAGGCATACAAGGAGGACAGATTCGAAGAAGCCTTGGGTTTGTATGATCGCGCAATTGCGTTGGATTCAAACAAGGCAGCCTACTATAGCAACAAAGCAGCAGCTTTGATTGGTTTAGGTCGTCTCATTGATGCGGTTTTCGAGTGCAAAGAAGCAATCCAAATTGAACCCTCTTACCACAAAGCTCATCATCGGTTGGCAACAACATATCTCAG ATTGGGAGAAGCAGAGAAAGCATTGGATCACTACAAGCACTCGGGTCCATACGCTTACTCGAAAGACGTTGACCAATGTCAGGCTCTTCAAAAATGCCTCAGCAGATGCATTGAAGCTCAGAAATTACAAGAGTGGAATGTTCTGCTAAACGAAACCCAACTGGCAATTTCCTCAGGTGCCAATTCAGCTCCACAG GTGTTTGCTTTACAAGCTGAGGCCTTGCTGAAGCTTCAAAGACATCAAGAAGCCTATGCCACCTACCAAAATCGACCCAGTTTTGGCACTGATATTTGCACCAAATTTTTTGGCGTGGCAAATAGTGCTTACCTGTTAATGATAGGAGCTCAGGTTTACTTGGCTGCTGGCAG GTTTGAGGACGCCATAGGTGCAGCTCAAAATGCAGAACGGCTAAATCCATGTGACAAGAATGTCGGTATGGTGGTGAAGAGGGCTAGAGCTGTTGCGTCAGCCCGAGTAAGTGGTAACCTTCTCTTCAAGGTATCAAAGTTTTCGGAAGCGTGTGTAGTATATAGCCAAGGACTACAGCACGATCCACACAATTCTATTTTACTATGCAATCGAGCAGCTTGTCGTTCTAAGCTCGGTCAATTCGAAAAGGCCATTGAAGATTGCAATGCAGCACTTGATTTGCAGCCTTCTTATAGCAAGGCCAGGCTACGCCGCGCGGATTGCAATGCCAAG TTGGAAAGGTGGAGAGCTGCAATTCAAGATTATGAGATGCTGATACGGGAAACTCCTGGAGACGAGGAAGTTGGAAAGGCTCTGTTTGAAGCCAAGATCCAGCTTAAAAAACAACATGACGAAGATGTTGAAGACGCGAAATTAGGATCAAATTTGGTTCTTGTTACCAGCAATGAGCATTTTAGACACTTTGTGACATCCCCAG GGATGTCTGTGGTGCTGTTTTGTTACAAAACTAAACAAAGGGAAGTGTTTCAAGCCCTGCACCAAGTCTGCAAAAGATTCCCATCTGTCAATTTTCTCAAG GTGGAGGTTGAAGACCACCCCTACTTGCCCAAAATGGAGGATGTGAGCACAATCCCAGCTTTCAAGATATACAAAAATGGATCAATGGTCAAAGAAATTCCAGGCAAAAACCATGAATTATTAGAAAGCTCAGTCAAATTGTATAGCAGCTGA